A single window of Gossypium arboreum isolate Shixiya-1 chromosome 13, ASM2569848v2, whole genome shotgun sequence DNA harbors:
- the LOC108462640 gene encoding benzyl alcohol O-benzoyltransferase-like: protein MALLPTKSLVFTVRRQEAELVVPCEPTPHECKPLSDIDDQEGHRFHVRGFHFHQSNLSMKGKDPAKVIKEALAKALVFYYPFAGRLREGPNRKLIVDCTGEGVLFIEADADVSLVDFGDELYPPFPCAEELLYDVPGSNGLLNSPLLLIQVTRLKCGGFIFAHRFNHTMADGTGLSQFMIAVGEIALGALVPSTPPVWERHLLSARDSPLITYQHEEYSHNTSGPENGTIIPTDNLVCRSFLFRQSHISSLRRFVPHNLRCSTFDILSACLWRCRTKALELDPNEDVRLICIVNARFKFNPPLPLGYYGNALGFPTASSSIGKLTQNPLEYALKLVKQAKTKVTDEYMKSAMDLLVTRGRPNVKLAGSYIVSDLTRAKFKEIDFGWGEAVLVGPETCWELISFYIPSKNKKGEDEIIVPVCLPASAMKNFVKELEDMLKDEQTAHADI, encoded by the exons ATGGCATTGTTACCAACCAAATCTCTAGTGTTTACAGTCCGTAGGCAAGAAGCTGAGCTTGTCGTCCCATGTGAGCCAACTCCTCATGAGTGTAAACCACTCTCAGACATTGATGATCAAGAGGGCCACCGATTCCATGTCCGAGGGTTCCATTTTCACCAGAGCAACCTTTCCATGAAAGGGAAGGACCCTGCTAAGGTCATTAAGGAGGCACTGGCTAAAGCTTTGGTGTTTTATTATCCATTTGCTGGTAGATTAAGGGAAGGACCAAACCGCAAGCTCATAGTTGATTGCACTGGTGAAGGTGTTTTGTTTATTGAGGCTGATGCTGATGTTTCGTTGGTGGACTTCGGTGACGAGCTTTACCCACCATTTCCCTGTGCAGAGGAGCTTCTTTATGATGTCCCTGGTTCCAACGGTTTGCTAAATTCTCCATTGTTGCTAATCCAG GTAACACGATTGAAATGCGGTGGCTTCATCTTTGCACACCGGTTTAACCACACAATGGCCGACGGAACTGGCCTCTCCCAATTCATGATTGCTGTAGGAGAGATAGCACTTGGTGCACTTGTTCCCTCAACGCCACCAGTTTGGGAAAGGCATCTCTTGAGTGCTCGAGATTCACCACTCATAACATATCAGCACGAGGAATACTCTCACAATACTTCAGGTCCAGAAAACGGCACAATTATTCCGACAGACAACTTGGTTTGTCGTTCATTTTTATTTAGACAATCTCATATTTCATCACTCCGTAGATTTGTCCCCCACAACCTCCGTTGTTCAACATTTGATATCTTATCTGCATGCTTATGGCGCTGTCGTACGAAAGCTTTGGAACTTGATCCAAACGAAGATGTTCGCCTTATTTGCATCGTTAACGCTCGTTTCAAGTTCAATCCTCCTTTGCCATTGGGATATTATGGGAACGCACTTGGCTTCCCCACGGCTTCATCAAGCATTGGAAAGCTAACCCAAAACCCACTAGAGTATGCATTAAAGCTAGTGAAACAAGCCAAGACAAAGGTAACGGATGAGTACATGAAATCAGCAATGGATTTATTGGTCACTAGAGGTCGACCAAATGTTAAATTGGCGGGATCCTACATCGTGTCAGATTTAACGAGAGCAAAGTTCAAAGAGATTGATTTTGGATGGGGTGAAGCGGTCCTTGTAGGACCAGAAACTTGTTGGGAGCTAATAAGCTTTTATATACCATCCAAGAATAAGAAAGGAGAAGATGAAATCATAGTTCCAGTTTGTCTGCCAGCCTCTGCTATGAAAAATTTTGTTAAGGAGTTGGAAGACATGTTGAAGGATGAACAAACAGCTCATGCTGATATATAA